A stretch of the Thiocystis violascens DSM 198 genome encodes the following:
- the tagF gene encoding type VI secretion system-associated protein TagF, whose translation MNDRTDHTPGFYGKLPELGDFVSRRAPGEFVRPWDLWLRESLASSRAQLGEDWLDIYLTSPLWRFVLTPGIAGQSAWAGILMPSVDRVGRYFPLTLACPLNSDTDLVDLLCEPSWFERAETLALTGLEGDCTVETFDAQVMALGAPDSRLRASGEPASGNPRSNAWRLPAASPAEVLRACPNLLSHALDQMFCAYSLWWSSGSDRVAPSFLTCQGLPPPEGFSALLAGDWSRGDWWELARPGLGAARREEPCQQNDTQSIVVDPEAP comes from the coding sequence GTGAACGACCGAACCGACCACACCCCAGGTTTTTACGGCAAGCTCCCGGAACTCGGAGATTTCGTCAGCCGCCGCGCGCCCGGCGAATTCGTCCGGCCATGGGATCTGTGGCTACGCGAATCGCTCGCGAGCAGTCGCGCGCAACTCGGTGAGGACTGGCTGGACATCTATCTGACCAGCCCATTGTGGCGCTTCGTCCTGACCCCTGGAATCGCCGGGCAGAGCGCATGGGCCGGGATCCTGATGCCGAGCGTCGATCGCGTGGGACGCTATTTCCCCTTGACCCTGGCCTGTCCGCTGAACAGCGACACCGACCTCGTCGACCTCCTCTGCGAGCCCTCCTGGTTCGAGCGCGCGGAAACCCTGGCGCTAACCGGACTGGAAGGCGATTGTACCGTCGAGACCTTCGATGCTCAGGTCATGGCGCTCGGCGCGCCGGACTCCAGGTTGCGCGCGAGCGGCGAACCAGCGTCCGGCAATCCTCGCTCCAACGCCTGGCGCTTGCCCGCCGCATCTCCCGCCGAGGTGCTTCGCGCCTGCCCGAACCTGCTCTCGCATGCACTCGATCAGATGTTCTGTGCCTATAGTCTCTGGTGGTCAAGCGGCTCGGATCGGGTCGCACCGTCTTTTCTGACCTGCCAGGGTTTGCCGCCGCCGGAGGGTTTCAGCGCGCTGCTCGCGGGAGACTGGAGCCGCGGGGATTGGTGGGAACTGGCACGCCCTGGCCTCGGCGCCGCTCGGCGCGAGGAGCCATGTCAACAGAACGACACTCAGTCCATCGTTGTCGATCCGGAGGCACCATGA
- a CDS encoding PP2C family protein-serine/threonine phosphatase, which yields MNLQTPACRWISGGATDTGKTRKINQDAYLDRPDLGLWAVADGMGGHRDGGMASRLLVDRLGQLAHPQLLGAAAETVSRIIEDTNRHLVDEAARQGGEIIGSTIVAVMAVGDHCAILWAGDSRAYRLRKGDLTQLTLDHTQVQEMVEQGLLTRAQADLHPLSNVLVRAVGGDVELKVDRRVEALLDGDRYLLCSDGLLKEVTEDRIARMLDQPDPRETAQSLVQAACDAGGRDNVTVVVMDYRCA from the coding sequence ATGAATTTGCAAACACCCGCTTGTCGTTGGATTTCGGGGGGCGCGACCGACACCGGAAAAACCCGCAAGATCAACCAGGACGCCTATCTTGACCGACCCGATCTCGGGCTCTGGGCCGTCGCCGACGGCATGGGCGGCCACCGTGACGGCGGGATGGCAAGCCGTCTGCTCGTCGATCGGCTCGGCCAGCTCGCGCATCCGCAACTGCTCGGCGCCGCCGCCGAAACCGTCAGCAGAATCATCGAGGACACCAACCGCCACCTGGTCGATGAAGCGGCCAGGCAAGGCGGCGAGATCATCGGCAGCACCATCGTCGCCGTGATGGCGGTCGGCGATCACTGCGCCATCCTCTGGGCCGGCGACAGCCGCGCCTATCGGTTGCGCAAAGGCGATCTCACCCAACTCACGCTCGACCATACCCAGGTCCAGGAAATGGTCGAACAGGGCCTGCTGACCCGCGCGCAGGCGGATCTGCACCCGCTCTCCAATGTCCTCGTGCGCGCGGTCGGGGGCGACGTCGAACTGAAGGTCGACCGGCGCGTCGAGGCGCTGCTCGACGGCGACCGGTATCTGCTTTGCAGCGACGGACTGCTCAAGGAAGTGACAGAGGACAGGATCGCCCGGATGCTCGACCAACCCGATCCTCGGGAAACCGCCCAGTCTCTGGTCCAGGCGGCCTGCGACGCGGGCGGACGCGATAATGTCACGGTGGTCGTAATGGAT